The genomic DNA CTTATATCTTTAATTTTGTATTTCATCATCGCTAATCTGTCCATCCCCATTCCAAAGGCAAATCCTTGCCAATTTTTGGGATTCAAACCCGAATTTTTTAAAACATTGGGGTGAACCATTCCTGCCCCCATCATTTCTAACCAGCCGGTTTTTTGACATGTTGAACAGCCCTTTCCTCCACAAACTAAACAAACCATATCGACTTCAAAAGAAGGTTCGGTAAATGGAAAATAACTTGGCCTTAATCTGATTTTAACTGGCTTTTTGAAAAATCTTCTGAAAAACTCCTGAATAATTGCTTTGAAATTAGCTGCCGAAACAGTTTTATCAACCATTAACCCCTCGACGTGATAAAAATTAATTTCATGAGAGGCATCAGTGGCTTCGTGACGAAAAATTCGACCAGGAACAATAATCCTTAAAGGAGGACTATTTTTCTCCATGAAACGTACCTGAACTGGTGAGGTGTGGGTACGCAGTAATAATTTTTGATTTTTGGTTTTTGATTTTTGACTTTTTGGCTTTAGCCAAAGAGTATCCCAGAAATCCCTAGCTGGATGGTCCTTAGGAACATTTAAGGCAT from Patescibacteria group bacterium includes the following:
- the pheS gene encoding phenylalanine--tRNA ligase subunit alpha, coding for MKRLIPLKKEVKKEIKKAKDLRKLDQIFRKYLGKRGEISLLLKGLKDLPKEKRKTIGKRANLLKKFIEKELKEKAGKLKEKARIEIFKRERIDVTAPGKKVLLGHLHPLTQVQRKIEEIFQSMGFSVIEGPEIENEWYNFDALNVPKDHPARDFWDTLWLKPKSQKSKTKNQKLLLRTHTSPVQVRFMEKNSPPLRIIVPGRIFRHEATDASHEINFYHVEGLMVDKTVSAANFKAIIQEFFRRFFKKPVKIRLRPSYFPFTEPSFEVDMVCLVCGGKGCSTCQKTGWLEMMGAGMVHPNVLKNSGLNPKNWQGFAFGMGMDRLAMMKYKIKDIRLFYSGDLRFLQQF